In the Bacillus shivajii genome, one interval contains:
- a CDS encoding PLDc N-terminal domain-containing protein yields the protein MVEFHSIFLLFIFFALGLFLINIFTSIWAYRDARRLGHSSEYSLIVLIATLFFPVIGLIVYLIIRKDT from the coding sequence ATGGTAGAATTTCATTCAATTTTTCTTCTCTTTATTTTCTTCGCTTTAGGTTTATTCCTAATCAATATTTTCACAAGTATATGGGCCTACCGGGATGCGCGGCGACTCGGACATAGTAGTGAATATAGCTTGATTGTACTCATTGCGACGTTGTTTTTCCCCGTGATCGGCTTAATTGTATACCTTATTATTCGTAAGGATACGTAA
- a CDS encoding YfhD family protein, whose protein sequence is MANNQNRDRSKRDLPEVPENEKVEYAEELADAEDRQAQARAKEAEQRQQNRVNTDHI, encoded by the coding sequence ATGGCTAACAATCAGAATCGTGACAGAAGCAAACGAGACTTACCTGAAGTTCCTGAAAACGAAAAAGTTGAGTACGCTGAAGAATTAGCTGATGCAGAGGATCGTCAAGCACAAGCGCGTGCGAAAGAAGCAGAACAGCGCCAACAAAACCGAGTAAATACTGATCATATCTAA
- a CDS encoding YfhE family protein has product MKSKARKSKEERRRMSRAQEVHYQSEFKAADRMFTQSKNNL; this is encoded by the coding sequence ATGAAAAGCAAAGCAAGAAAGTCAAAAGAAGAGCGTCGCCGAATGAGTCGAGCTCAAGAAGTTCACTACCAATCTGAGTTTAAGGCCGCTGATCGCATGTTTACCCAATCAAAGAATAACCTTTAA
- a CDS encoding TIGR01777 family oxidoreductase has translation MNVVIAGGSGLIGQALTDHLIKDNHNVFILTRNKTNKPSKDHVTYVEWLDESAAPERHLKDIDAVVNLAGENLNSGRWTKEKKQEILDSRIHATREIVNLIEKLELKPNVLINGSAIGYYGTSDKKTFTEDVETSGEDFLATVVRKWEEEASKANTVTRVVYTRFGMVLDSKDGALKKMLPPFKFGLGGKLGTGQQWMSWVHIDDVARAIIHCINTPTIKGPVNITAPNPERMKDFGKTLAQVLNRPFWAPVPSSILKIGLGEMSTLVLEGQKVLPKKLEDHHFTFTYRDLQNGLKNLLQ, from the coding sequence ATGAATGTAGTCATTGCAGGAGGATCAGGCCTTATTGGTCAAGCATTAACAGATCATTTAATAAAGGACAACCACAACGTCTTTATTTTAACGCGAAACAAGACAAATAAGCCTTCTAAAGATCACGTCACATATGTGGAGTGGTTAGATGAGTCGGCAGCTCCAGAACGACACTTAAAAGACATAGATGCTGTCGTTAATCTTGCTGGTGAAAACTTGAACAGTGGCCGCTGGACAAAAGAAAAAAAGCAAGAGATCCTAGATAGCCGCATTCATGCAACGCGAGAAATCGTAAACTTAATAGAAAAACTTGAATTAAAACCGAACGTTCTTATCAATGGGTCTGCCATCGGATACTACGGAACTTCTGATAAAAAAACTTTTACTGAAGATGTAGAAACAAGCGGTGAAGACTTCCTTGCTACTGTCGTAAGAAAATGGGAAGAAGAAGCCTCCAAAGCAAACACTGTTACAAGAGTCGTTTATACTCGCTTCGGAATGGTTTTAGACAGTAAAGATGGTGCATTAAAAAAGATGCTACCACCTTTTAAATTTGGCTTGGGAGGAAAATTAGGTACAGGGCAACAATGGATGTCATGGGTCCATATCGATGATGTCGCACGTGCGATCATCCACTGTATAAACACACCAACAATAAAAGGTCCTGTCAACATTACCGCCCCGAACCCTGAACGTATGAAAGATTTCGGAAAAACGTTAGCACAAGTATTGAACAGACCTTTTTGGGCACCAGTCCCTAGTTCGATACTTAAAATTGGACTAGGTGAAATGAGCACTCTCGTTTTAGAAGGACAAAAAGTACTACCGAAGAAGCTTGAAGATCATCACTTTACTTTCACTTACCGAGATCTACAGAACGGATTAAAAAATTTATTACAATAA
- the recX gene encoding recombination regulator RecX, translating to MPQVSKMTASKRKKGRYHIYVNRGSGEEYAVTISEDIFVKQHLKKGMELSEEDIETLRKEDTLDKAFQRALNFLSYRMRSEQEVYRYLLDQEATEEEAAQMMDRLRDLNLLDDEAFAASFVRTKKNTQKKGPYVIEQELYQKGISQRHVDNAMLEYTEEEQFDHAVSAAEKKQKSYRSDSKQQRKKKLVQFLVQRGFSQSMAQRAVEECELENDVDAEWEAIVKHGEKALKKYGKYEGWEQEQRIKQFLYGKGFSIDLIETWLKERE from the coding sequence ATGCCACAAGTTTCGAAAATGACGGCGTCAAAACGGAAAAAAGGTCGTTATCATATTTATGTTAATCGAGGTTCTGGTGAGGAATATGCCGTTACCATTTCTGAAGATATTTTTGTGAAACAGCATTTGAAAAAAGGGATGGAATTGTCTGAGGAAGATATCGAGACGCTTCGTAAGGAGGATACACTCGATAAAGCCTTTCAAAGAGCGTTGAATTTCCTTTCTTATAGAATGCGTTCAGAACAAGAAGTGTATCGCTATTTACTTGATCAAGAAGCGACGGAGGAAGAAGCTGCACAAATGATGGATAGGCTTCGCGATTTGAATTTATTAGATGATGAAGCATTTGCTGCTTCGTTTGTGAGGACGAAAAAAAATACTCAGAAAAAAGGTCCGTACGTAATTGAGCAAGAGCTTTATCAAAAAGGGATTTCACAACGTCATGTTGATAACGCGATGTTAGAGTATACCGAAGAAGAGCAATTCGACCATGCCGTTTCTGCAGCCGAGAAAAAACAGAAGAGCTATCGTTCCGATAGTAAACAGCAACGAAAAAAGAAGCTCGTTCAATTTTTAGTGCAACGCGGCTTTTCTCAATCAATGGCACAACGGGCAGTAGAAGAGTGTGAATTAGAAAATGACGTAGATGCCGAATGGGAAGCAATCGTTAAACATGGAGAAAAAGCATTAAAAAAGTACGGAAAATATGAAGGATGGGAACAAGAGCAGCGAATCAAACAATTTTTATATGGTAAAGGCTTCTCAATCGACTTAATCGAAACATGGTTAAAAGAAAGAGAGTAA
- a CDS encoding L-lactate permease produces MTTLAALTPIISVMLFLVILKMPAVRAMTISLIATAILAFVYWKVPLIMIAASTIEGIIIGVTIIYIVFGAILLLNTLKISGAVNTIRNTFMGISEDRRIQIIIIAWLFGAFIEGAAGFGTPAAIVGPLLVALGFPALAAVSLALIANSTPVTYAAVGTPLVIGVNQGIQEGGETAAIAQPYLGDMTTYEFIHILAAQIIRIDIFIGTLMPIVLVMMLTRFFGENRSWKEGLGVWKFGLFAGLSFTVPAFIVAHLLGPEFPSIFGGLIGLAIVVPAAKKGFLIPKESWDFPDKKDWLASWTGELTPDTSEEERKVSMVKAWIPYLLVGLLLVLTRLEQLPFRAWLQNVSIEFIDILGTTISADVQPLYLPGFVFIVVVLMTAFIHGMTKKQVVTSFSRSGRAIIGTAITLFTALPMVRIFINSGVNEAGLLSMPLELANTFSATVEGAWPLVAPIIGVLGTFISGSATFSNMMFSIFQFSVADQIAVDPSLILSLQVIGSNSGNMICVMNVVAAASVVGMVGKEGQIIRITMIPILYYATLAGILGMIFAYLI; encoded by the coding sequence ATGACTACATTAGCTGCACTTACTCCAATTATTTCAGTGATGTTATTTCTAGTGATTTTGAAAATGCCGGCAGTTCGTGCGATGACGATTAGTTTAATTGCAACGGCGATACTCGCTTTTGTTTATTGGAAAGTACCTCTTATAATGATTGCAGCATCAACTATTGAAGGAATCATTATCGGAGTGACGATCATTTATATTGTTTTTGGTGCGATCCTCTTATTGAACACACTCAAAATCAGTGGTGCAGTAAATACGATTCGCAACACGTTTATGGGGATAAGTGAAGATCGAAGAATACAGATCATTATTATTGCTTGGTTGTTTGGTGCTTTTATTGAAGGGGCCGCAGGATTTGGTACGCCAGCAGCGATTGTAGGGCCTTTGTTAGTAGCATTAGGCTTTCCAGCGTTAGCTGCAGTAAGTTTAGCGTTAATTGCTAACAGTACTCCCGTTACGTATGCTGCTGTAGGAACACCTTTAGTTATTGGAGTGAATCAAGGAATTCAAGAAGGCGGTGAGACAGCGGCGATTGCACAACCATATTTAGGTGATATGACGACCTATGAATTTATTCATATACTTGCTGCTCAAATCATTCGCATTGATATTTTTATCGGCACATTAATGCCAATTGTTTTAGTGATGATGCTTACTCGCTTTTTTGGAGAAAATCGTTCTTGGAAAGAAGGATTAGGCGTTTGGAAGTTTGGGCTTTTTGCAGGATTGAGTTTTACAGTCCCTGCATTTATTGTTGCACACTTATTAGGCCCAGAATTCCCATCAATATTCGGTGGTTTAATCGGTTTAGCGATTGTAGTTCCAGCTGCCAAAAAAGGGTTTTTAATCCCAAAAGAAAGCTGGGATTTTCCTGATAAAAAAGATTGGCTTGCTTCTTGGACAGGTGAACTTACTCCTGATACTAGTGAAGAGGAGCGAAAAGTTTCCATGGTAAAAGCATGGATACCGTATTTACTTGTTGGTTTGTTATTAGTATTAACGAGGTTAGAGCAATTGCCGTTTCGTGCATGGCTTCAAAATGTCTCGATTGAATTTATCGATATTTTAGGGACAACAATTTCTGCAGACGTTCAACCATTATACTTACCCGGTTTTGTGTTCATTGTCGTTGTATTGATGACCGCATTTATCCATGGCATGACGAAAAAACAAGTAGTGACCTCCTTTTCAAGGTCAGGAAGAGCAATCATAGGTACGGCCATTACTTTGTTTACGGCTCTTCCAATGGTTCGAATCTTTATAAACTCTGGTGTAAATGAAGCGGGACTATTAAGTATGCCGTTAGAATTAGCAAATACTTTTTCAGCAACGGTTGAAGGGGCATGGCCACTAGTTGCTCCTATTATAGGGGTACTAGGAACTTTTATAAGTGGTAGTGCAACATTTAGTAATATGATGTTCTCGATATTCCAATTTAGTGTTGCAGATCAAATAGCAGTAGATCCATCCTTAATTTTAAGCCTTCAAGTGATCGGCTCAAACTCAGGAAACATGATCTGTGTGATGAACGTTGTAGCAGCAGCTTCAGTTGTAGGGATGGTAGGGAAGGAAGGACAAATTATCCGAATAACGATGATTCCAATATTATACTATGCAACCCTCGCAGGGATTCTCGGAATGATCTTCGCATATTTAATATAA
- a CDS encoding YfhH family protein: protein MEKRYSQMTEEELREEIADLKVKAQKAEQMGMVNEYAVHERKMTMAKAYMMDPNIIEQGATYVIEGSTGETFTVSYLNGVFAWGTREHSHEEEALPISLLGEKRS, encoded by the coding sequence ATGGAAAAACGTTATAGTCAAATGACGGAAGAAGAACTTAGAGAAGAAATTGCTGACCTTAAAGTAAAGGCTCAAAAAGCAGAGCAAATGGGGATGGTTAACGAGTATGCTGTTCACGAAAGAAAAATGACAATGGCAAAAGCATATATGATGGACCCAAATATTATAGAACAGGGAGCAACCTATGTTATTGAAGGAAGTACAGGAGAGACATTTACTGTGTCTTATTTAAACGGTGTATTTGCATGGGGAACACGTGAACATAGTCATGAAGAAGAAGCTTTACCAATTTCATTACTCGGAGAAAAAAGATCCTAA
- a CDS encoding YpzG family protein, whose product MMAKNNFPRKGKAYDDPFQSPRANPKHAFHQVNGETEQSLHNQVLAVQTRKRS is encoded by the coding sequence ATGATGGCCAAAAATAACTTCCCTCGAAAAGGTAAAGCATATGACGATCCATTTCAATCTCCACGCGCTAATCCGAAACACGCCTTTCACCAAGTAAATGGTGAAACCGAACAAAGTTTGCATAACCAAGTTTTAGCCGTGCAAACTCGCAAGAGGTCATAA
- the sspK gene encoding small, acid-soluble spore protein K — protein sequence MRNKAKDFPHRISPSGEAQAKSAYASKRPDGTINDHPQERMQASTKDRNGERQQP from the coding sequence ATGAGGAACAAAGCGAAAGATTTCCCTCACAGAATTTCACCATCAGGAGAAGCGCAAGCAAAATCTGCTTATGCGTCCAAACGTCCGGATGGCACAATTAATGACCATCCGCAAGAGCGTATGCAAGCTTCGACGAAGGACCGTAATGGTGAAAGGCAACAACCTTAA
- a CDS encoding YfhJ family protein, protein MNDYHEKLTNRLLEKNDQLSYAEARTWVELLWEDFEATYAKAGRKYKGKEMTEQVLGQWITNYGDRLHEVLLEKPKYREWFEKKKFNH, encoded by the coding sequence ATGAATGATTACCATGAAAAGTTAACGAATCGTTTGTTAGAAAAAAACGATCAATTATCATATGCAGAAGCAAGAACATGGGTAGAGTTACTATGGGAAGATTTCGAGGCGACTTATGCCAAAGCCGGCAGAAAATATAAAGGGAAAGAAATGACTGAACAAGTGTTGGGCCAATGGATCACAAACTATGGCGACCGGTTGCATGAAGTCTTACTAGAAAAACCGAAATATCGTGAATGGTTCGAAAAGAAAAAGTTTAATCACTAA
- a CDS encoding metal-dependent hydrolase has product MDTGTHVVMGIAIGGLATLDPVVSSSPAMTQAVMVGAIVGSQAPDFDTILKLKNNATYIRNHRGVTHSVPAWFIWPTLITLFLWTLMPNINVFHLWLWTFLAVFIHVFVDIFNAYGTKAFAPFKKKWIALGIINIFDPFIFIAHIIAILFWRFGTEPGVTFLTLYGINIIYYGWRIRAQRNVYHELKSRHPDATHIFTSPTFRWNLWHCVVRTREKMYVAESRHHQINYFETYPFEPIPDDPIINAARKDDNLSSFLSFSPAYRWEVTEEPHGYSVKFVDLRYRSKGYYPFIAIVRLDENKNILSSYTGWIFNTEALQRKLEFAPESS; this is encoded by the coding sequence ATGGACACAGGAACTCATGTTGTTATGGGAATAGCGATTGGCGGTCTAGCTACATTAGATCCTGTCGTCTCAAGCAGCCCAGCAATGACTCAAGCTGTAATGGTCGGAGCAATTGTTGGGTCACAGGCCCCTGATTTCGATACGATTTTGAAGCTAAAAAACAATGCCACTTATATTCGAAACCACCGAGGAGTCACACACTCGGTTCCTGCCTGGTTTATATGGCCAACTCTTATTACGTTGTTTTTATGGACGTTGATGCCTAATATCAATGTGTTTCATTTATGGCTTTGGACGTTTCTAGCCGTCTTTATTCATGTCTTTGTAGATATCTTTAATGCATACGGCACAAAGGCATTTGCCCCGTTTAAAAAGAAGTGGATCGCGCTAGGTATTATTAATATTTTTGATCCATTTATTTTCATTGCTCATATTATCGCTATTTTGTTTTGGCGTTTTGGTACAGAGCCTGGTGTTACCTTTTTAACTTTGTATGGGATCAATATCATTTATTACGGGTGGAGAATTCGAGCACAACGTAATGTTTATCATGAGTTAAAAAGTCGGCACCCTGATGCAACGCATATTTTCACTTCTCCAACATTTCGCTGGAATTTATGGCATTGTGTTGTTCGTACGCGAGAAAAAATGTATGTTGCAGAATCACGACATCACCAAATTAATTACTTTGAGACATATCCATTCGAACCTATTCCTGATGATCCAATTATTAATGCCGCACGTAAAGACGATAATTTAAGCTCATTTTTATCTTTTTCGCCAGCTTATCGTTGGGAAGTAACAGAAGAACCGCATGGATATTCTGTTAAATTTGTTGACTTGCGTTATCGTAGCAAAGGATATTATCCTTTTATTGCGATTGTACGGTTGGATGAAAATAAGAATATTTTATCCTCTTACACTGGCTGGATCTTCAACACGGAAGCATTACAACGAAAGTTAGAATTTGCTCCTGAATCGAGTTAA
- the mutY gene encoding A/G-specific adenine glycosylase → MPATETETFHAEGFQRDLIGWFEENQRDLPWREDQDPYKVWVSEIMLQQTRVDTVIPYFQRFMSLFPTASDLAKAEEETVLKAWEGLGYYSRARNLHQAVKEVDEKYGGTVPNSKEGVHSLKGVGPYTAGAILSIAYGIPAPAVDGNVMRVLSRIFTVYDDISKAKTRKKFEEIIEDIISRENPSFFNQGLMELGALICTPTKPACLICPVQKHCKAREEGVQELLPVKAKKKPPKPLDMKAVVIEDDDGHVLIERRPDTGLLAKLWQFPNIEAESEDITDLETFIDQLDIEGEVTGPVQHVKHIFSHIVWEIDVFVLQASKAPDQFYEADAPLRFVRKEEVEWYPFPVSHQKIIKQNIKV, encoded by the coding sequence ATGCCTGCAACTGAAACTGAAACTTTCCATGCTGAAGGGTTTCAGCGTGATTTAATCGGCTGGTTTGAAGAAAACCAAAGGGATTTACCTTGGCGAGAAGACCAAGATCCATATAAAGTGTGGGTTTCTGAAATTATGCTTCAGCAAACACGGGTTGATACTGTTATCCCATATTTTCAACGATTTATGAGCTTATTTCCGACAGCAAGCGATTTAGCGAAAGCAGAAGAAGAGACGGTGCTTAAAGCATGGGAAGGGCTCGGATACTATTCAAGAGCGAGAAACCTTCATCAAGCTGTAAAGGAAGTAGACGAAAAATATGGAGGTACTGTACCGAATTCAAAAGAAGGTGTACATAGCTTAAAAGGAGTTGGACCTTATACAGCAGGTGCCATTTTAAGTATTGCATACGGGATTCCAGCCCCAGCTGTTGATGGGAATGTGATGCGGGTGTTATCTCGTATTTTTACCGTTTATGATGATATAAGCAAGGCGAAGACGAGAAAAAAATTCGAAGAGATCATTGAAGACATTATTTCGAGAGAGAACCCATCATTTTTTAACCAAGGTTTAATGGAATTAGGAGCACTTATTTGTACACCAACAAAACCAGCTTGTTTAATTTGCCCTGTACAAAAACACTGTAAAGCGAGAGAAGAAGGTGTTCAAGAATTACTTCCAGTCAAGGCAAAAAAGAAACCACCGAAACCTTTGGACATGAAGGCAGTTGTCATTGAAGACGATGATGGTCATGTATTAATTGAACGAAGACCTGATACAGGGTTGTTAGCAAAGCTCTGGCAATTTCCTAATATAGAAGCGGAATCGGAGGATATAACAGACTTAGAAACCTTCATCGACCAACTAGATATTGAAGGGGAAGTGACAGGACCTGTTCAACACGTAAAACACATTTTCTCTCATATCGTTTGGGAAATCGATGTTTTTGTTTTACAGGCCTCAAAAGCACCTGACCAATTTTACGAAGCAGATGCTCCATTGAGATTTGTTCGAAAAGAAGAAGTTGAATGGTATCCCTTCCCTGTTTCTCATCAAAAAATCATAAAACAAAACATAAAAGTTTAA